A genome region from Cutaneotrichosporon cavernicola HIS019 DNA, chromosome: 5 includes the following:
- the MDM10 gene encoding uncharacterized protein (Component of the ERMES MDM complex, which serves as a molecular tether to connect the endoplasmic reticulum and mitochondria. Components of this complex are involved in the control of mitochondrial shape and protein biogenesis and may function in phospholipid exchange. MDM10 is involved in the late assembly steps of the general translocase of the mitochondrial outer membrane (TOM complex). Functions in the TOM40-specific route of the assembly of outer membrane beta-barrel proteins, including the association of TOM40 with the receptor TOM22 and small TOM proteins. Can associate with the SAM(core) complex as well as the MDM12-MMM1 complex, both involved in late steps of the major beta-barrel assembly pathway, that is responsible for biogenesis of all outer membrane beta-barrel proteins. May act as a switch that shuttles between both complexes and channels precursor proteins into the TOM40-specific pathway. Plays a role in mitochondrial morphology and in the inheritance of mitochondria) — protein MLPFSTLLLRSYYEAIGWNEDNLYSNITRSSAALLDFAVPNSLILQLANAPTPIFFTSYALDALPQLNGSLSYITTSEPLTIGPSRTMPFRDVVERFRHYPPPTKPVGKPELWLGGRRIEGRDFLFYSRMHLPTMHLSGLAVTRLAPTVQAHIAFVHQPQRVRFTPPTKTAASVAPTSPPQPPPNLLVALQHDTGMYSGEYTYSAADGMCGVRGLYNFGWGKETVGEGMRGRFSAGGEVYLSVKQRSAGISTGVRYTSLPSQSQGGPPSPPTTITLLYNPLIGALSASYAAQVSPHVSMATRFGVNVYSYESDFAIGGEWWVGRRGRQRQVELSPEARLQIAKHASIGGRLRDEPGEPGEPGPEAVSTAAVVVDGDEAQLEAQARRDARVLDDPDERDGVLKARLSGNWSLALLYEARIRKSLVSVGLVSDVFGGTGRAIRGVGLEVQYCS, from the exons ATGCTCCCATTCTCTACACTCCTACTTAGGAGTTACTATGAGGCTATTGGGTGGAATGAGGATAACCTCTACTCGAACATTACGCGCAGTAGTGCTG CGTTGCT cgaCTTTGCCGTCCCAAACTCGCTCATCCTCCAACTAGCCAACGCCCCCACGCCAATCTTCTTCACGAGCTatgccctcgacgccctcccCCAGCTCAACGGCTCGCTATCGTACATAACGACCAGCGAGCCATTAACC ATCGGGCCCTCGCGCACAATGCCCTTCCGCGACGTAGTCGAGCGGTTCAGACACTACCCCCCTCCAACAAAGCCAGTCGGTAAACCCGAACTCTGGCTTGGCGGGCGCAGGATCGAAGGCCGTGACTTTCTCTTCTACTCGCGCATGCACCTCCCCACCATGCATCTCTCCGGGCTCGCCGTGACCCGCCTGGCCCCGACGGTACAGGCCCACATTGCGTTCGTGCACCAGCCGCAGCGGGTTCGGTTTACTCCGCCGACCAAAACGGCGGCCTCGGTCGCACCCACATCGCCgccccagccgccgccaaaTTTGTTGGTCGCGCTACAGCACGACACAGGCATGTACTCTGGCGAGTATACGTACTCAGCTGCTGATGGGATGTGTGGTGTGCGTGGACTGTATAATTTCGGTTGGGGTAAGGAGACAGTCGGAGAGGGAATGAGAGGCCGTTTCTCGGCTGGAGGAGAGGTATATCTCTCGGTCAAGCAGCGGAGTGCAGGCA TCTCTACGGGGGTGCGATATACCTCGCTCCCATCTCAATCTCAAGGCGGGCCGCCCTCACCGCCCACAACGATTACGCTGCTCTACAACCCGCTCATTGGGGCCTTATCTGCCTCTTACGCGGCCCAGGTATCTCCTCACGTTAGCATGGCGACACGATTCGGTGTCAACGTCTATTCGTACGAGAGTGATTTTGCGATTGGTGGCGAGTGGTGGGTCGGCCGCAGgggacgacagcgacaggTCGAGCTATCTCCCGAGGCAAGGCTGCAGATTGCAAAGCACGCATCGATTGGGGGACGGTtgcgcgacgagccggGTGAGCCGGGTGAGCCGGGTCCCGAGGCCGTCTCGACTGCGGCTGTGGTCGTGGATGGGGACGaggcgcagctcgaggcgcaggcgcgtcgcgacgcgcgcgtcctcgacgatcCGGACGAGAGGGACGGCGTGCTCAAGGCCCGGCTTAGTGGGAATTGGAGCCTCGCCCTGCTGTACGAGGCGAGGATACGGAAGAGCCTCGTGTCGGTCGGGCTCGTGTCGGATGTGTTTGGGGGTACGGGGCGGGCTATTCGCGGTGTCGGGCTCGAGGTGCAGTACTGCTCGTAG
- a CDS encoding uncharacterized protein (Belongs to the short-chain dehydrogenases reductases (SDR) family) codes for MSYLDELFGLTGKTALITGATRGIGADMAVALAKAGADIILVQRNTTNTDTKGRIEAVGRKADIVVCDLADAKAVGELIPSVTQTRVLDIVVNCGGIQRRHPVEVFPDNDWNEVLQVNLNTVFQITRDAGRHMLESRGGVAGAEGKEWKSNGKIINISSLVAFQGGLNVVAYAAAKHGVQGIVKSFSNGWAAKGVNVNAIAPGYIATDMNEALIADKDRSRQILERIPAGRWGTPKDFEGAIVYLASAASDYVSGECVVVDGGWMGR; via the exons ATGTCctacctcgacgagctcttCGGCCTCACCGGCAAGACTGCACT CATCACGGGCGCCACCCGCGGCATCGGCGCCGACATGGctgtcgccctcgccaaggcaGGCGCAGACATCATCCTCGTGCAGCGCAACACCACCAACACGGATACCAAGGGGCGGATTGAGGCGGTCGgccgcaaggccgacattgtcgtgtgtgatctcgccgacgcAAAGGCTGTTGGCGAGCTTATTCCGTCTGTCACCCAGACTCGCGTGCTTGACATTGTGGTCAACTGCGGCGGTAtccagcgccgccacccgGTCGAGGTGTTCCCCGACAACGACTGGAACGAGGTGCTGCAGGTTAACCTGAACACTGTGTTCCAGATCACGCGCGATGCGGGCCGGCACATGCTCGAGTCTAGGGGTGGGGTTGCAGGAGCCGAGGGTAAGGAGTGGAAGAGCAATGGCAAGATTATCAACATCTCGTCGTTGGTTGCGTTCCAGGGCGGTCTTAATGTCGTTGCGTACGCTGCGGCCAAACACGGTGTCCAGGGTATT GTCAAGTCGTTCTCGAATGGCTGGGCGGCCAAGGgcgtcaacgtcaacgCTATCGCCCCCGGGTACATTGCGACGGACATGAACGAGGCCCTCATTGCGGACAAGGACCGCTCGCGCCAGATCCTCGAGCGTATCCCGGCCGGGCGCTGGGGCACACCCAAGGACTTTGAGGGCGCGATCGTCTacctcgcctcggccgcgtccGACTACGTCTCAGGCGAGtgtgtcgtcgtcgacggcgggtGGATGGGCCGGTAG
- a CDS encoding uncharacterized protein (Transmembrane amino acid transporter protein), with amino-acid sequence MNVDTPRRSFEDMPSINATAVNTPAGPSRAGSLSVKDIEKGDTSPAPTAKADKVDGEVHVRPAKTKHMTEADKVEYLNHQVEHGEQKFHKLGWVQLVVILIVEAIALGSLSLPAAFATLGMVPGVLITVGIGMLAIYTSYVIGQVKIKFPQVKHYDDVGPLLGGPGLLGKVFRGLLAFGFVAYLICLVGSHCLTGTIAFQTITKVDVCAIIWSVVSMVLLFLCALPPSFAEMAVLGYIDFVSIIAAILITLIATGIKANNQVGSFAAVDWSAWPKEGTTFSHAMVAVSNVVFAYSFAICQFSFMEEMHTPKDFKKSVWVLGITEIVIYTCTGALGYAFIGKGVKAPALLSAGDTVSRIAFGVAIPVIIISGSINTVTAGRFTLDKFFSNSTIRYVSDARGWAVWVGWAVIASIVAWIIAEAIPFFSDLLAIISALFISGFSFYVPGFMWFKLVKEGKWHQGWRNIVLSVLNTVCIVIGVICLVCGTYGAVEDIKLSYELGTVGTPFSCNKS; translated from the exons ATGAACGTCGACACTCCCAGACGCTCGTTCGAGGATATGCCGTCGATCAACGCGACCGCGGTCAACACGCCCGCGGGCCCGTCGCGCGCAGGCTCCCTAAGCGTCAAAGACATCGAGAAGGGCGACACTTCCCCGGCGCCCAcagccaaggccgacaaggtcgatggcgaggtCCACGTCCGTCCCGCTAAGACCAAGCACATGACCGAGGCAGACAAGGTCGAGTACCTCAACCACCAGGTCGAGCATGGCGAGCAAAAGTTCCACAAGCTGGGATGggtccagctcgtcgtcatcctcatcgtcgaggCCATTGCGCTCGgctctctctccctccctgc CGCTTTCGCCACTCTCGGTATGGTTCCGGGTGTGCTCATCACTGTGGGCATCGGCATGTTGGCCATCTACACGTCCTAC GTTATCGGCCAAGTCAAGATCAAGTTCCCCCAGGTCAAGCACtacgacgacgtcggcccgctcctcggcggcccGGGCCTTCTCGGCAAGGTCTTCCGCGGCCTGCTGGCTTTCGGTTTCGTGGCGTACCTCATTTGCCTGGTCGGCTCACACTGCCTGACCGGCACAATCGCCTTCCAGACCATCACCAAGGTCGACGTGTGCGCCATTATCTGGAGCGTAGTCTCCAtggtcctcctcttcctctgtGCGCTTCCCCCCTCATtcgccgagatggccgtTCTCGGCTACATCGACTTTGTGTCGATCATCGCCGCAATCCTCATCACCCTCATTGCGACTGGCATCAAGGCCAACAACCAGGTCGGCTCGTTCGCGGCTGTAGACTGGTCCGCATGGCCCAAGGAGGGCACGACCTTTTCGCACGCCATGGTGGCTGTCTCCAACGTTGTCTTTGCCTACTC CTTTGCCATCTGCCAGTTCTCCTTCATGGAGGAGATGCACACGCCCAAGGATTTCAAAAAGTCGGTGTGGGTTCTCGGCATCACCGAGATTGTCATCTACACCTGCACCGGGGCTCTCGGATATGCCTTCATCGGAAAGGGCGTCAAGGCGCCCGCTCTCCTCTCTGCCGGCGACACGGTCTCGCGCATTGCCTTTGGTGTTGCGATTCCAgtcatcatcatctcggGCTCAATCAACACGGTCACAGCCGGTCGCTTTACCCTCGACAAGTTCTTCAGCAACTCGACAATTCGCTACGTCTCAGACGCGCGCGGCTGGGCCGTCTGGGTTGGATGGGCCGTCATCGCCAGCATTGTCGCTTGGATCATTGCCGAGGCCATCCCCTTCTTCTCTGACCTCCTGGCCATCATCTCCGccctcttcatctcggGCTTCTCGTTCTATGTGCCCGGCTTCATGTGGTTCAAGCttgtcaaggagggcaagtGGCACCAGGGGTGGCGCAACATTGTGCTTTCGGTCCTCAACACCGTTTGTATTGTCATCGGCGTCATCTGCCTCGTGTGCGGAACTTAtggcgccgtcgaggacatcAAGCTCTCGTACGAGCTTGGTACCGTCGGAACCCCCTTCTCCTGCAACAAGTCCTAG
- the YAH1 gene encoding uncharacterized protein (ferredoxin) has translation MFRPTLLRRVAATVQVPLPALSMLPARPLLRPFSASAVARHGDLVRPKPGTGIKVTYTDSKGNVIKTIEGNEGDDLLSLAHEHDIDLEGACERSVACSTCHVIIDPKSFDKLPEADDEENDMLDLAFGLEDTSRLGCQVLLTPELDGMVAQLPAATRNMYVDGAKARTH, from the exons ATGTTCAGgcccaccctcctccgccgcgtcgcggcAACCGTACAGGTCCCATTGCCTGCTTTGTCCATGTTGCCTGCGCGGCCACTGCTTCGCCCTTTTTCCGCTTCTGCTG tcgcgcgccatggcgacctcgtgcgGCCAAAGCCGGGGACAGG taTCAAGGTCACGTATACCGACTCGAAGGGGAATGTGATCAAGACGATCGAGGGCAACGAGGGGGACGACCTGCTGTCGCTGGCGCACGAGCATGacatcgacctcgaag gcgCATGCGAGCGTTCCGTGGCGTGCTCGACGTGCCATGTCATCATTGACCCCAAGTCGTTTGACAAGCTTCCCGAGgccgatgatgaggagaacgacatgctcgacctGGCTTTCGGGCTCGAGGACAC ttcGCGCCTTGGGTGCCAGGTGTTGCTCACGCCCGAGCTGGATGGCATGGTTGCGCAGTTgcccgccgcgacgcgcaACATGTATGTGGACG gcgcAAAGGCACGGACACACTAG
- a CDS encoding uncharacterized protein (RTA1 like protein), translating to MQGQPFRIPGYRGPINPNPNPPDGEARISIYLYRPWLAAGIIGAVVFGVFMVAQIWYMLRRRGTRWFHGLLAFGALMEVGGYAARIKGHENMFRVYVFVASYFLIVVAPIPIAAAIYLMLTYAAARWPNARRLLVMPPKVMVTLFVGVDIVTIAVQVVGAAMVGVVQTKTNRGEKPPMTVTTAGHILLAGLAVQTAFFSTFMVLLILAISRVRHLDLHGQQLRNLRALLYTNLAAGFFVLLRTVYRLAVECQGYFGEANSNQTLFTVFEMVPVIIALGILTVVPIGRWFPKLGDAHQQHEVKD from the exons ATGCAAGGCCAGCCGTTCCGTATCCCAGGCTACCGCGGGCCcatcaaccccaaccccaaccccccaGACGGAGAAGCCCGTATCTCCATCTACCTGTACCGGCCGTGGCTGGCGGCGGGCATCATTGGCGCAGTCGTCTTTGGCGTCTTCATGGTCGCTCAGATATGGTACATGTTGAGGCGGAGGGGCACGCGCTGGTTCCATGGCTTGTTGGCATTTGGTGCA CTCATGGAAGTCGGAGGCTATGCCGCCCGCATCAAAGGGCACGAAAACATGTTCCGCGTCTACGTCTTTGTCGCGTCCTACTTTCTCATCGTGGTG GCTCCAATCCCCATCGCAGCCGCAATCTACCTCATGCTCACTTACGCTGCTGCGAGGTGGCCAAATGCGCGCAGGCTCCTGGTCATGCCCCCCAAGGTTATGGTTACGC tcTTCGTGGGCGTAGACATAGTCACGATCGCAGTgcaggtcgtcggcgcagccatggtcggcgtcgtGCAAACCAAGACGAACCGAGGCGAAAAACCTCCCATGACCGTAACTACCGCAGGACATATTCTCCTGGCTGGTCTGGCCGTCCAAaccgccttcttctccacTTTCAtggtcctcctcatcctggCCATCTCCCGCGTCCGCCACCTTGACCTCCACGGACAACAACTGCGTAACCTCCGTGCCTTGCTATATACCAATTTGGCCGCGGGGTTCTTCGTGTTACTCCGCACGGTATATCGGTTGGCCGTCGAGTGCCAGGGATACTTTGGCGAAGCCAATTCCAACCAGACCCTCTTTACAGTGTTTGAGATGGTGCCGGTTATTATCGCGCTAGGAATCCTCACTGTCGTTCCTATCGGGCGGTGGTTCCCAAAGCTCGGTGACGCGCACCAGCAGCACGAGGTCAAAGACTAG
- the creC gene encoding uncharacterized protein (WD domain, G-beta repeat), protein MELYIPPPSAYLPRLPPPRPILPTVPVVPAPDLPDVLNAPEGPYTLAKGTFPEVELPGPLPNDLPRPGAPGGATLYGAGGFGMAGPSFVPMPQLSSPNIFAVSSGSTLVNGQWQPGHPCRLVFADVWYPGRVAGKESSFGALVRLGLGKKAAPDANAAQQTGQAPPLYDEEFSDTESEEDSDYRPPTTPAAREGPELHAQAPRKFGKDRKIRKEGKTLSASRGGIITRVSPNMNLGSIMDDKGKNGGERVRWAFWNMGRLFAWAEEGGATENLATVVFQQPPTAHAISQLTIGPDRQDIVVGLETGDLIYLDFINDRTERFNAAGKVIKSPVASVHFDPRGGDRFTVLFADNTIAQYHLFAEDPSEAALGVITLSPRPWTTMWETAEAEEDVNAVQDREREAREARERETNGISTMMERRASGIERRGSVGLEKPLVDRRAYLDRLVEWKNDEWNAPPEVERRLEPPRQPWAGRNPISVGRIGASSPITAMAYSPDGRWLAITTKDGLLRLLETEEGRVTDVFESYFAALTCVAWSSDSRFVAVGGQDDLVTIYSARESRLVARCQGHTGYVTCIAFDPTMRSSGRGYRFGSVGEDGKLLLWDFSAAALRKPRHHHSISGRYGAGPGSSASLTLFNFAGAHYHAAPPKTEVALLQPVLARIVEGNLMTSLHMGPKSIATVSRAGSIKFWTRPPRVPRKRSDKKRDH, encoded by the exons ATGGAGCTCTACATCCCCCCTCCAAGCGCCTACCTCCCTCGCctgcctccacctcggcccaTCCTCCCAACCGTTCCAGTCGTTCCGGCACCCGACCTCCCCGATGTCCTGAACGCCCCCGAGGGACCATACACTCTGGCGAAAGGGACCTTTCCAGAGGTCGAATTGCCTGGCCCACTCCCAAACGACCTCCCTCGACCGGGTGCGCCAGGTGGTGCGACGCTCTACGGTGCCGGGGGGTTCGGGATGGCCGGGCCCAGCTTTGTGCCCATGCCGCAGCTGAGCTCACCCAACATCTTCGCCGTCAGCTCGGGAAGCACCCTCGTCAACGGCCAGTGGCAGCCTGGACATCCTTGCCGCCTCGTCTTTGCGGATGTGTGGTATCCCGGCCGTGTGGCTGGTAAGGAGAGCAGTTttggcgcgctcgtccgcctcggacTGGGGAAGAAGGCTGCACCGGATGCCAATGCTGCCCAGCAGACTGGCCAGGCGCCGCCTCTGTATGATGAGGAGTTCTCGGACAcggagagcgaggaggatagCGATTACCGTCCCCCAACTACACCGGCTGCACGTGAAGGACCAGAGCTACACGCGCAGGCGCCGCGCAAGTTTGGCAAGGACAGGAAGATCCGGAAAGAGGGAAAGACGCtcagcgcgtcgcgcggcggGATTATCACGCGCGTCTCGCCAAACATGAACCTCGGGAGCATTATGGacgacaagggcaagaatGGGGGCGAGCGGGTTCGCTGGGCCTTTTGGAACATGGGCCGCCTGTTTGCCTGGGCCGAAGAAGGCGGGGCCACT GAAAACCTCGCTACCGTCGTGTTCCAGCAGCCGCCTACTGCCCATGCCATTTCTCAGCTCACGATCGGGCCAGACAGGCAGGACATTGTCGTCGGTCTCGAGACGGGCGACCTGATCTATCTTGACTTTATCAACGACCGCACTGAACGGTTCAATGCTGCG ggCAAGGTGATCAAGAGTCCCGTCGCGTCAGTCCATTTCGACCCGCGCGGTGGTGACCGCTTCACCGTTCTGTTTGCAGACAACACGATCGCGCAGTACCACCTCTTCGCGGAGGATCCGAGCGAGGCTGCTCTGGGCGTGATTACGTTGTCGCCACGCCCGTGGACGACAATGTGGGAGACAgctgaggccgaggaggacgtgaATGCCGTGCAGGACCGTGAGCGGGAAGCCCGCGAAGCCCGTGAGAGGGAGACGAACGGCATCAGTACGATGATGGAGCGGCGGGCGAGTGGGATTGAGCGCCGCGGCTCGGTCGGGCTCGAGAAAcccctcgtcgaccgcaGAGCATACCTTGACCGCCTGGTCGAGTGGAAGAACGACGAGTGGAACGCGCCTCCCGAAGTCGAGCGGCGTCTCGAACCCCCCCGCCAGCCCTGGGCCGGCCGTAACCCCATAAGCGTCGGCAGAATCGGTGCAAGCAGCCCTATAACTG CAATGGCATACTCGCCGGACGGGCGGTGGCTGGCCATAACGACCAAGGACGGTCTTTTGCGCCTGCTCGAAACGGAAGAAGGCCGCGTCACAGACGTGTTTGAGAGTTACTTTGCGGCGCTGACTTGTGTCGCTTGGAGTTCTGACTCTCGATTTGTGGCGGTTGGGGGACAGGACGACCTCGTGACCATCTATTCTGCGCGTGAGTCGCGTCTCGTCGCAAGGTGCCAGGGACACACGGGATACGTGACGTGTATAGCGTTTGACCCGACCATGCGTTCGTCGGGCCGTGGGTACCGGTTCGGGAgtgttggcgaggacggcaagctGTTGCTGTGGGACTTTTCCGCCGCAGCTCTCCGAAAGCCCCGACACCACCACTCAATCAGTGGCCGATACGGGGCTGGACCAGGTAGCAGTGCGAGCTTGACACTGTTCAACTTTGCCGGAGCGCATTACCACGCTGCACCGCCCAAGACtgaggtcgcgctcctccagCCCGTGCTGGCTAGGATTGTCGAGGGTAACCTTATGACGTCGCTGCATATGGGGCCCAAGAGTATCGCTACGGTCAGCAGGGCTGGCAGCATCAAGTTCTGGACCCGCCCGCCGCGGGTGCCACGCAAGCGCTCGGACAAGAAGCGCGACCACTAG
- the utp15 gene encoding uncharacterized protein (WD domain, G-beta repeat) yields MDFQPLQALPSAPRASSSSNPHSRHFHSFRHPLFIKHAAPVTHIHFSPAKPHRYAVTASTRVIVYAPKTGKVVKTVTRFKDVARCGEFRKDGKLMVAGSDDGLVQIFDIGSRAVLRTMKEHNQPVHVTHFSPHLPQVLSGSDDRTVKLWDVTTQECLNTFEGHTDYVRAAVFASPHTILSSSYDSTVRLWDARLPPDQANTLTMRHGGAPVEDVAVFPSGGVALSVGGPILRVWDLAMGKCLRALSNHQKTITSLAFDGSRGRVLTGGLDAMVKAYDVAEWKVVHTMRYPAPILSLAISPDDTHIAAGMTDGTLAVRRRDPKASEAAASDAKQAIISSGAYDYFADMEAVFGRGHIKAKKRDVPILGPADEVRVETRRRERLREFDRYLKAFKYSAALDAGLKKTVRPTTTFALLQELVQRDALRTALNGRDDVSLEPVLAFLARHVTDPRFGEAAADVAAVLLDVYAAQLGHSPLVDDLVAKLATRVERELAFQRELVKLRGALDMTLAQAALSQMD; encoded by the exons ATGGACTTCCAACCGCTCCAAGCGCTGCCTAGCGCGCCGCGggcttcgtcgtcgtccaacCCCCACTCGCGGCACTTCCACTCGTTCCGCCACCCCCTGTTCATCAAGCACGCGGCCCCCGTCACCCACATCCACTTCTCGCCGGCCAAGCCACACCGGTACGCCGTCACTGCGTCAACACGCGTGATCGTGTATGCGCCAAAGACCGGCAAGGTGGTCAAGACGGTGACGCGGTTCAAGGATGTTGCGCGGTGTGGCGAGTTCAGGAAGGACGGCAAGTTGATGGTGGCGGGATCCGACGATGGTCTGGTGCAGATCTTTGATATTGGTTCCCGCGCCGTTTTGCGTACAATGAAAGAACACAACCA ACCAGTACACGTCACTCACTTCTCGCCACACCTGCCACAGGTCTTGTCGGGCTCGGACGACCGGACAGTCAAGTTGTGGGATGTGACCACGCAGGAATGCTTGAATACATTCGAGGGACACACGGATTATGTGCGTGCGGCAGTGTTTGCCTCGCCACACACCATTCTTAGCAGCTCTTACGACTCGACTGTACGGCTGTGGGATGCGCGCCTGCCTCCAGACCAAGCCAACACTTTGACGATGCGGCACGGCGGGGCGcccgtcgaggacgtggcCGTGTTCCCGTCGGGAGGAGTAGCTTTGTCTGTCGGAGGGCCGATCCTGCGTGTTTGGGACTTGGCAATGGGCAAGTGCCTCCGCGCCCTGTCCAACCACCAAAAGACAATCACGTCGCTTGCGTTTGACGGCTCGCGCGGACGTGTACTCACTGGCGGCCTGGACGCTATGGTCAAGGCATACGATGTCGCCGAGTGGAAGGTTGTGCATACTATGCGGTATCCTGCTCCCATCTTATCTCTGGCCATCTCGCCAGACGACACGCACATCGCAGCCGGCATGACGGACGGAaccctcgccgtccgccGGCGCGACCCCAAGGCAtccgaggccgccgcctctGATGCCAAACAGGCCATCATATCCTCCGGTGCTTACGACTACTTTGCCGATATGGAGGCCGTCTTTGGCCGCGGACAcatcaaggccaagaaACGTGACGTTCCAATCCTCGGTCCTGCCGACGAAGTTCGAGTCGAGACGCGCCGTCGCGAACGTCTCCGCGAATTCGACAGATACCTCAAGGCCTTCAAATACTCTGCCGCCCTCGATGCTGGTCTGAAAAAGACAGTACGGCCCACAACGACCTttgccctcctccaggAACTGGTGCAGCGCGACGCTCTCCGCACCGCCCTGAatggccgcgacgacgtctCGCTCGAACCtgtcctcgccttccttgCGCGACACGTCACCGATCCCCGTTTcggcgaggctgccgcGGACGTTGCGGCCGTCTTACTTGACGTGTATGCTGCGCAGTTGGGCCATTCGCCATTGGTCGACGATCTggtcgccaagctcgctacgcgcgtcgagcgggAGCTTGCGTTCCAGCGCGAGCTGGTCAAGTTGCGTGGTGCGCTTGACATGAcgctcgcgcaggccgCGCTCTCGCAGATGGACTAG
- a CDS encoding uncharacterized protein (Acetyltransferase (GNAT) family) yields the protein MSPLSVGTSMAHDRASKMAEMFDPDARYLVLTRSSSTRMPGAMPPGKGDGDGVVGLDGDIVGFASFRFDTEDTMGSQDVEVVYCYELQLSEQARGMGLAAILMAELEAIGARRGMTKSMLTCLTNNTAALAFYAKAGYTPDEIDPTRIAEEGGWEDVDSDGEDRRPDYRIISKLL from the exons ATGTCCCCCCTGTCAGTGGGGACGAGTATGGCGCACGACCGAGCGTCCAAGATGGCCGAGATGTTTGATCCCGACGCGCGATacctcgtcctcacgcGTTCCAGTTCTACTCGGATGCCAGGGGCCATGCCGCCTGGGAAAGGggatggcgacggcgttgTGGGGTTGGATGGTGACATTGTGGGGTTCGCGAGCTTTCGATTCGATACGGAGGATACGATGGGGTCGCAagatgtcgaggtcgtgtATTG TTACGAGCTGCAGTTGTCGGAACAGGCGCGCGGGATGGGTCTCGCCGCAATCCTCATGGCGGAACTGGAGGCAATCGGCGCTAGGAGGGGCATGACAAAGTCGATGCTCACATGTTTGACAA ACAACACGGCCGCGCTGGCATTCTACGCCAAAGCAGGGTACACGCCCGATGAGATTGATCCCACCCGCATAGCAGAAGAgggggggtgggaggacgTCGACTCTGACGGCGAAGACCGGCGGCCCGACTACCGTATCATCTCCAAACTACTTTAA